One window from the genome of Candidatus Synechococcus calcipolaris G9 encodes:
- a CDS encoding biotin/lipoate A/B protein ligase family protein: MSVWRYIPPLALPGSLQMAIDRWLFDHYLDTRPCLRFYTWEPAAISLGYHQRHYPDHWNTLVWQGYPLDIVHRATGGRAVLHQGDLTYSLVTRGHWRSRRLAYESLCQFLIQGWSQLGISLSLGQSASSEPRGQSVPSTPSAPRSLKANCFATATAADLVTQNGYKLIGSAQVWRSQRVLHHGSMRLCPDPDLWQQVFGDCLPESRLVLPAIGSLITILKEAAADTWAIALEEEPITPQEWRTIYRYL; the protein is encoded by the coding sequence GTGTCTGTTTGGCGATATATTCCGCCGTTGGCGTTACCGGGCAGCCTTCAGATGGCCATCGATCGCTGGCTCTTTGATCATTATCTAGACACCCGCCCCTGTCTGCGGTTTTATACCTGGGAACCTGCCGCCATTTCCCTGGGCTATCATCAACGCCACTACCCGGATCACTGGAACACCCTAGTTTGGCAGGGCTATCCCCTAGATATTGTCCATCGAGCCACCGGCGGTCGGGCTGTCCTGCACCAGGGGGATCTAACCTATAGCTTGGTGACAAGGGGCCACTGGCGATCGCGCCGTTTGGCTTATGAGTCCCTGTGTCAATTTTTAATTCAGGGGTGGAGCCAACTGGGTATTTCCCTATCCCTAGGCCAATCTGCCAGCAGCGAACCAAGGGGCCAGTCCGTTCCATCGACTCCATCGGCCCCGCGATCGCTCAAAGCCAATTGTTTTGCCACGGCTACGGCGGCGGATCTAGTCACCCAAAATGGCTATAAGCTGATTGGGAGTGCCCAAGTCTGGCGAAGCCAGCGAGTGCTGCACCATGGCTCCATGCGCCTCTGCCCCGATCCTGACCTGTGGCAGCAGGTCTTTGGGGATTGCTTACCTGAATCTAGGCTGGTACTACCGGCAATTGGGTCATTGATCACGATTCTTAAGGAAGCTGCCGCCGATACATGGGCGATCGCCCTAGAGGAAGAACCCATTACCCCCCAAGAGTGGCGCACTATTTATAGGTATCTTTAG
- a CDS encoding biotin transporter BioY — protein sequence MNFLDEFLWAILGLLLTIAGTFMEAAIAIPTFMTGESGMELPTSLSAIPVYSLPVSYQVAAVLLVGCMGGRQAAALSQIAYLVLGLSGFQVFSQGGGLGYWQEPTFGYLIGFIPGAWICGWLAVPKPPEDKNAPRPSPRLEWLVLSCLAGLLAIHLCGLLYLAGLGIAGKLPLPFVELAQQYSLFPLPGQLVIVCIIAFFSRVLRFVLIY from the coding sequence ATGAATTTCTTAGATGAATTCCTTTGGGCTATTTTAGGACTGCTCCTGACCATTGCAGGGACATTTATGGAAGCAGCGATCGCCATTCCCACATTTATGACCGGGGAAAGTGGCATGGAGTTACCCACCTCCTTGTCCGCGATACCTGTCTATTCCTTACCTGTTTCCTATCAAGTAGCAGCAGTCTTACTGGTGGGTTGCATGGGTGGACGACAGGCAGCAGCCCTGTCCCAAATTGCCTATCTGGTATTGGGTTTGAGTGGATTTCAGGTCTTTTCCCAGGGGGGCGGACTGGGCTATTGGCAGGAACCCACCTTTGGTTATTTGATTGGTTTCATTCCGGGGGCATGGATCTGCGGTTGGTTAGCCGTTCCCAAACCTCCCGAAGACAAAAACGCCCCTAGACCCTCTCCCCGTTTAGAATGGCTGGTTCTTAGTTGCCTGGCGGGTTTATTAGCCATTCACCTGTGCGGCCTGCTGTACTTAGCGGGTCTAGGCATCGCCGGTAAGCTGCCCCTACCTTTCGTTGAACTAGCCCAACAGTATTCCCTATTTCCCTTGCCAGGGCAATTGGTGATTGTTTGTATTATTGCTTTTTTCTCTAGAGTCCTGCGATTTGTCTTGATCTACTAG